The following coding sequences lie in one Bacillus oleivorans genomic window:
- a CDS encoding NAD(P)/FAD-dependent oxidoreductase: MKQLVILGGGYGGMRVIQRLLPNQLPEDVHITLIDRNPYHCLKTEYYALAAGTISDHHIRVPFPEHPRLDLRYGEVKNINLEENKIELLNQDPIHYDDLIVGLGCVDKYHNVPGADQYTFSIQSIESARKTYETLNNLSANSVVGIVGAGLSGVELASELRESRPDLRIQLFDRGEIILSAFPKRLSLYVQNWFETHGVEIINKANITKVEPNILYNHDEPVKCDAIVWTAGIQPNQVVQQMEVEKDSQGRVVITPHHNLPGNEHVYVLGDCASLPHAPSAQLAEGQAEQIVLVLLKRWKGEPLPESLPRIKLKGVLGSLGKKHGFGLVADRAITGRVARLLKSGVLWMYKYHNG; encoded by the coding sequence CTTCCTAACCAGCTGCCCGAAGATGTCCACATAACTTTAATTGACCGTAACCCATATCATTGCCTCAAGACAGAGTACTATGCTCTTGCTGCTGGCACCATCTCTGATCATCACATCCGTGTTCCATTTCCGGAGCATCCGCGTTTAGATCTCCGTTATGGTGAAGTAAAAAACATTAATCTTGAAGAAAACAAAATAGAACTTCTCAATCAAGATCCCATTCACTATGATGATCTCATTGTTGGCCTTGGCTGTGTAGACAAATATCACAATGTACCAGGCGCAGACCAATATACTTTTAGTATCCAATCCATTGAAAGCGCCAGAAAAACCTACGAAACATTAAATAACTTATCAGCTAATTCGGTTGTAGGAATTGTTGGAGCTGGTCTAAGCGGAGTTGAATTAGCCAGTGAGCTAAGAGAAAGTCGTCCAGACCTCCGTATTCAATTATTCGACAGGGGAGAAATAATTCTCTCTGCTTTTCCGAAACGCTTAAGTTTATATGTACAAAACTGGTTTGAAACGCATGGTGTAGAAATCATCAACAAAGCGAATATTACAAAAGTAGAGCCTAACATATTATATAATCATGATGAACCTGTCAAATGTGATGCCATTGTTTGGACAGCTGGAATTCAGCCTAATCAGGTTGTTCAGCAAATGGAAGTCGAGAAGGATTCCCAAGGCCGTGTAGTCATTACACCACATCACAATCTTCCAGGCAACGAACATGTTTATGTGTTAGGAGACTGTGCAAGCCTCCCGCATGCACCAAGTGCTCAGTTGGCAGAAGGACAAGCAGAACAAATTGTACTGGTCCTTCTAAAGCGCTGGAAAGGGGAACCTCTGCCAGAATCATTACCGCGCATTAAACTGAAAGGTGTACTGGGTTCACTCGGTAAAAAACATGGTTTCGGCTTAGTCGCCGATCGTGCAATTACAGGAAGAGTCGCGCGATTATTAAAATCTGGGGTTCTCTGGATGTATAAATATCATAATGGATAA
- a CDS encoding YuzD family protein produces MKPLSIYVYGAEQICASCVNLPSSKETYEWLQAAIARKYPDQPFQIEYIDIFNPPAEKAKQEFAKRVVEEDLFYPIILIDDKIVGEGNPKLKTIFAEMETHGYTPAS; encoded by the coding sequence ATGAAGCCATTATCTATATATGTATACGGTGCTGAACAGATTTGTGCAAGCTGTGTCAATTTACCATCTTCTAAAGAAACTTATGAATGGCTGCAAGCAGCGATAGCCCGCAAGTATCCAGATCAGCCTTTTCAAATCGAATATATTGATATTTTTAATCCGCCAGCCGAGAAAGCCAAACAAGAATTTGCAAAGCGGGTAGTTGAAGAAGATTTATTTTATCCAATTATTCTGATTGATGATAAAATTGTTGGTGAAGGAAATCCAAAGCTTAAAACTATTTTTGCTGAAATGGAAACACACGGATATACGCCAGCATCCTGA
- a CDS encoding NifU family protein — MVMSDVQMREQVQEVLDKLRPFLLRDGGDCELVDVDEGTVRLRLLGACGSCPSSTITLKAGIERALLEEVPGVVEVEQVF; from the coding sequence ATGGTCATGTCTGATGTTCAAATGAGAGAACAAGTACAAGAAGTATTAGATAAATTACGTCCATTCCTTCTTCGTGACGGTGGAGACTGTGAGCTTGTCGATGTAGATGAAGGTACGGTTAGACTTCGCCTTCTAGGTGCATGCGGAAGCTGCCCAAGTTCAACCATCACTTTAAAAGCGGGTATCGAACGCGCTTTATTAGAAGAAGTTCCTGGAGTTGTAGAAGTAGAACAAGTATTTTAA
- a CDS encoding 2-hydroxyacid dehydrogenase produces the protein MSRPKIVITRKIPESYVHKFMEQFEVVMWSYEDQPASREFLLKEVQDASAILSMLSDSIDQELLSHGKELKVVANMAVGYDNIDVKTAKNLGITVCNTPDILSDTTADLVFALLMVTARRIVEAAEFVKQGKWVSWSPYLLSGYDIHHKTIGIVGMGKIGEAIAKRATGFDLKILYYNRSRKPDPEQKLGAEYADFETLIKESDFIVCMIPLNKETKGLFGEKEFKKMKKTAIFINAARGAVVDESALITALEAGEIAGAGLDVFEKEPIDASHPLLRFPNVVALPHIGSASLETRSAMIQLCCENIMNVLSGERPKTEVKG, from the coding sequence GTGAGTCGTCCAAAAATCGTCATTACAAGAAAAATACCAGAATCATACGTTCATAAATTTATGGAACAATTTGAAGTAGTCATGTGGTCTTATGAAGATCAGCCGGCTTCAAGAGAATTCTTACTAAAAGAAGTACAAGATGCTTCCGCCATTTTATCCATGTTATCTGATTCCATCGATCAGGAACTTTTAAGTCACGGGAAAGAGTTAAAGGTCGTTGCTAATATGGCGGTGGGTTACGACAATATCGACGTGAAAACAGCGAAGAATCTTGGAATAACTGTTTGTAATACGCCTGATATCTTATCCGATACAACTGCCGACTTAGTTTTTGCCCTGTTAATGGTTACAGCCAGAAGAATTGTAGAAGCAGCAGAATTTGTGAAACAAGGGAAATGGGTAAGCTGGAGTCCATATTTACTGTCAGGCTATGACATTCATCATAAAACAATTGGAATTGTGGGAATGGGAAAAATCGGGGAAGCGATTGCCAAGCGGGCTACTGGATTTGATTTGAAAATTCTTTATTATAATCGCTCAAGAAAACCTGATCCAGAGCAGAAGCTCGGTGCAGAATATGCCGATTTTGAAACATTGATTAAAGAAAGTGATTTTATTGTTTGTATGATCCCGCTCAACAAAGAGACGAAAGGGCTTTTTGGTGAAAAAGAATTTAAAAAAATGAAGAAAACCGCAATATTTATTAATGCAGCACGAGGCGCAGTTGTCGATGAATCAGCCTTAATAACAGCATTGGAAGCCGGTGAAATAGCTGGCGCCGGTTTAGATGTATTTGAGAAAGAACCTATCGATGCCAGCCATCCCTTGCTTCGGTTTCCGAATGTTGTGGCACTTCCTCATATTGGCAGTGCATCACTTGAAACGAGGTCGGCAATGATTCAGTTATGCTGCGAGAACATTATGAATGTATTAAGTGGGGAACGTCCGAAGACAGAGGTTAAGGGCTGA
- the yutH gene encoding spore coat putative kinase YutH, with protein sequence MDYQSLLSLFEIEPEQMFKIGRYDAVYSRGIVYIMAPIQDREQNELIELHKLSTHLYTYGDQTIARFKQNKTRSYIGQHQDQSFVVLYNEHLRSINTSMGRSLAEFHYRGKLFNEKVQVISRIGQWKELWEKRLEQMEKVWQQKLFVEPEEEFDRLFIESFPYFMGLAENAIQYLTDTELDDTPLDVDAGTVTYQRFSRYLWEGDVCIKNPFDWVFDHAGRDITEWVREHVHLHYRTYEKGILSFFQEYQRLIPLSSFSWRLIFARLTFPLHYLEVVEDYYLTNSEHNKKLLEERLNTLINRTVDYEEFISRFYELAGAPVRSFKLPRFGWV encoded by the coding sequence ATGGATTACCAAAGCTTACTCAGTTTGTTTGAGATTGAGCCTGAACAAATGTTTAAGATAGGCCGCTATGATGCCGTATATTCCAGAGGTATAGTCTATATTATGGCTCCCATCCAAGATAGGGAACAAAATGAATTAATTGAACTTCATAAATTATCAACCCATCTATATACGTATGGTGATCAAACAATTGCCCGATTTAAACAAAATAAAACTCGATCCTATATTGGACAACATCAGGATCAATCCTTTGTTGTTTTATATAATGAGCATTTACGGTCAATCAATACATCTATGGGGAGAAGTCTGGCGGAATTTCATTATAGAGGAAAATTATTCAATGAAAAGGTTCAGGTAATCAGCAGGATCGGACAATGGAAAGAATTGTGGGAAAAACGGCTAGAACAGATGGAGAAAGTTTGGCAGCAAAAATTATTTGTGGAGCCTGAAGAAGAGTTTGATCGCTTATTTATTGAATCTTTTCCGTATTTTATGGGGTTAGCAGAAAATGCGATTCAATATTTGACGGATACTGAACTAGATGATACTCCGCTAGATGTGGATGCAGGAACGGTCACTTATCAGCGGTTTTCTAGATACCTTTGGGAAGGGGATGTATGTATCAAAAATCCATTTGATTGGGTTTTTGACCACGCTGGCAGGGATATAACTGAGTGGGTGAGAGAGCACGTTCACCTTCATTACAGGACATATGAAAAAGGAATTCTGTCTTTTTTCCAGGAATATCAAAGATTAATTCCCCTCTCATCGTTTTCATGGAGACTTATATTTGCACGTCTGACTTTTCCCCTTCACTACCTGGAAGTAGTAGAGGACTATTACTTAACTAATTCGGAACATAATAAAAAGCTCTTAGAAGAACGACTAAATACACTCATAAACCGAACTGTTGATTATGAGGAGTTTATCAGCCGTTTTTATGAGCTGGCAGGAGCTCCGGTCCGTTCTTTTAAACTTCCGCGTTTTGGTTGGGTTTAG
- a CDS encoding phosphatidylglycerophosphatase A family protein yields MSHYLKLTEQTAREWLQERGVTIKDIADLVMVLQEKYHTNLKIETCIENVEKVLSKREVQNAILTGIQLDRLAEKKMLKEPLQSMIEVDEGLYGVDEILAFSIVNVYGSIGFTNYGYIDKLKPGILKQLNDKSSGKCHTFLDDIVGAIAAAASSRLAHTEVGEE; encoded by the coding sequence ATGAGTCACTATTTAAAATTAACAGAACAAACCGCTAGAGAATGGCTTCAAGAACGCGGGGTCACGATAAAGGATATTGCAGACCTTGTCATGGTTCTTCAGGAGAAATATCACACTAATTTAAAAATAGAAACCTGTATCGAGAATGTGGAAAAGGTTCTTTCAAAACGAGAAGTACAAAACGCTATATTAACAGGGATTCAATTAGACCGGCTGGCAGAAAAGAAAATGCTAAAGGAACCGCTACAATCTATGATAGAGGTTGATGAAGGGTTATACGGGGTCGATGAAATTCTAGCTTTTTCAATCGTTAATGTATACGGCTCGATCGGTTTTACCAACTACGGCTATATCGACAAGCTGAAGCCAGGAATTTTAAAACAGTTAAATGATAAATCAAGCGGAAAATGTCACACATTCCTCGATGATATTGTGGGAGCTATTGCAGCAGCCGCATCAAGCAGACTAGCTCATACAGAGGTTGGTGAAGAGTAA
- a CDS encoding TIGR01457 family HAD-type hydrolase has protein sequence MRRYKGYLIDLDGTMYRGTERIEEASDFIQSLANHNIPYLFVTNNSTKTQEEVARVLNGFDIPAEPGQVFTSSMAAARFIMKEQKQPKVLMIGENGLEIPLKQAGCILTEHDPDAVVMGLDRNITYEKLAKACLAVRNGASFIVTNSDTAFPTERGFVPGNGALSSVITVSTGVKPAFIGKPEPIMVEQALELLGVSKEDVLMVGDNYQTDIQAGIRAGVDTLLVHTGVTAKEDLKQYDIQPTFSIESLKEWDVQ, from the coding sequence TTGAGAAGGTACAAAGGATATCTTATTGATTTAGATGGAACGATGTATCGCGGAACTGAGAGAATAGAGGAAGCATCTGATTTCATTCAATCCTTGGCAAATCACAACATTCCTTATTTGTTTGTAACGAATAATTCAACGAAAACCCAAGAGGAAGTGGCTCGAGTATTGAATGGATTCGATATCCCTGCTGAACCTGGCCAGGTTTTCACTTCCAGTATGGCCGCTGCGAGGTTTATCATGAAAGAACAGAAACAGCCTAAAGTTTTGATGATTGGTGAAAATGGGCTAGAAATCCCGTTAAAGCAAGCAGGCTGTATCTTAACAGAACACGACCCAGATGCGGTTGTAATGGGATTAGACCGGAATATTACATATGAAAAATTGGCAAAGGCATGTCTGGCGGTACGAAATGGGGCATCCTTTATCGTTACCAATAGTGATACAGCTTTCCCGACTGAACGAGGTTTTGTTCCCGGAAATGGTGCTTTATCCTCAGTTATAACGGTATCCACTGGGGTTAAACCTGCGTTTATCGGCAAACCAGAGCCCATTATGGTTGAACAAGCTCTTGAACTATTAGGCGTTTCTAAAGAGGATGTTCTCATGGTGGGGGACAATTATCAAACCGATATTCAAGCAGGAATCCGGGCTGGTGTCGATACTCTGTTAGTTCATACAGGAGTTACCGCCAAAGAAGATCTCAAACAATACGATATTCAGCCTACATTCAGTATCGAGTCATTAAAGGAATGGGATGTACAATAG
- a CDS encoding DUF86 domain-containing protein, producing MYFVDRQKIEETLQYYDRQLNLFSVVPTWETSLERTALERITHMLIESVLDVGNSIIDGFIMRDPGSYEDIIDILLDENVVHEELGNALKALIEFRKNIVQDYLHVDHDAIKQCLLTHKDDFIQFSQAVRDYLTNELGPVSAFKP from the coding sequence ATGTATTTTGTTGACCGTCAAAAGATAGAAGAAACGTTACAGTATTATGATCGGCAATTAAATTTATTTTCGGTTGTACCCACATGGGAAACCAGTTTGGAACGAACTGCTCTAGAAAGAATTACCCATATGCTGATTGAATCAGTATTAGATGTAGGGAATTCAATTATAGACGGATTTATTATGCGTGACCCGGGAAGCTATGAAGATATCATAGACATATTGTTAGATGAGAATGTCGTTCACGAAGAGTTGGGGAATGCTTTAAAAGCATTGATTGAATTCCGAAAGAACATTGTACAAGACTATCTGCATGTAGATCATGATGCGATTAAACAATGCTTATTGACGCATAAAGATGATTTTATTCAATTCTCGCAAGCGGTAAGAGACTATTTAACCAATGAGCTTGGTCCAGTATCTGCATTTAAACCTTAA
- a CDS encoding DUF3055 domain-containing protein, producing the protein MSERFFLYDDSVSSSIRFVSFLGERGRYDLCIIHTDRYFGKAIVLDIQRNRFAIIGPDDLNEEGYIEYAFQLSTEEAAELTSFLLEIV; encoded by the coding sequence ATGTCTGAACGTTTTTTTCTATACGATGATTCAGTTTCCTCTTCGATACGGTTTGTCAGTTTTTTAGGTGAACGCGGGCGATATGATTTATGTATCATACATACAGACCGTTATTTTGGTAAAGCGATTGTTCTTGATATTCAGAGAAACCGATTTGCCATTATTGGACCGGATGACTTAAATGAAGAGGGATACATTGAGTATGCGTTTCAGTTAAGTACAGAAGAAGCAGCTGAGTTAACCTCCTTTTTATTAGAGATTGTTTAA
- a CDS encoding cytosolic protein has protein sequence MTDFNQFKHPTREKEEYTDFSNVEKMKDFLTSEEFPEGPFGSPIEKDEPVENKNTPWEKGQRFYTPFNYENKTLHEDLPRHIEPAHQPNDDPNRETEPPYGGDSK, from the coding sequence ATGACCGATTTTAATCAATTTAAACATCCCACAAGGGAAAAAGAGGAATATACAGACTTCTCCAATGTTGAAAAGATGAAAGACTTTTTAACTTCCGAAGAATTTCCAGAAGGACCGTTTGGATCTCCTATTGAAAAAGATGAACCGGTTGAAAATAAAAATACCCCTTGGGAAAAAGGACAAAGATTTTATACTCCATTCAATTACGAGAACAAGACACTCCATGAAGATTTGCCTCGGCATATCGAACCTGCCCATCAGCCAAATGATGATCCGAATCGGGAAACTGAACCTCCTTATGGGGGAGACTCTAAATAA
- a CDS encoding YutD family protein produces MIIVQNIHYEVIEDYREGFQEEAFRERYSDILSKYDYIVGDWGYGQLRLRGFFDDQNPKAAFDNKISTLKEYLYEYCNFGCAYFVVKKIEQ; encoded by the coding sequence GTGATTATCGTTCAGAATATTCATTACGAAGTAATTGAAGACTATCGCGAGGGCTTTCAAGAAGAAGCTTTCCGTGAAAGATACAGTGACATTTTGTCCAAATATGATTATATTGTAGGGGACTGGGGTTATGGTCAATTAAGGCTGCGAGGATTTTTTGATGATCAAAATCCTAAAGCTGCTTTTGATAATAAAATCAGTACATTGAAGGAATATCTGTATGAATACTGTAATTTTGGCTGCGCCTATTTTGTTGTAAAAAAAATAGAACAATAA
- a CDS encoding YhcN/YlaJ family sporulation lipoprotein — protein sequence MKKTFLTIGICGLILTGCNDNEAGQDIYKESGNTINVNDSADLYNPNLTDNDSQKNEEFGYVRHQRNPIPGNNTVQYGEILAIDREALADTISRIAVQIPNVEDAATLVTDEEVLIAYRSNSEDRNATADQVKRTALSFVPRYFHVYVADDPRMIREIEDISPLDSDSNNVESIVDQTIQQMLKYPQGNRLSDGENENGEYEGDVNDNMDRDDIHQMMDTNTNTNRNNNR from the coding sequence GTGAAAAAAACCTTTCTGACCATTGGAATTTGCGGTTTGATTCTCACAGGATGTAATGATAACGAAGCTGGCCAAGATATCTATAAAGAAAGTGGCAACACGATAAATGTGAATGACAGTGCAGACCTATACAATCCTAATCTGACGGACAATGATTCACAAAAAAACGAAGAATTTGGCTACGTCCGTCATCAAAGAAATCCGATTCCAGGAAATAATACCGTGCAATATGGAGAAATCTTAGCTATTGACCGAGAGGCATTAGCCGATACAATTAGCCGTATTGCCGTGCAAATACCAAATGTTGAGGATGCCGCAACATTAGTAACAGATGAGGAAGTTTTAATAGCATATCGCAGCAATTCAGAAGACCGGAATGCAACAGCGGATCAAGTAAAAAGAACAGCCCTATCCTTTGTACCTAGATACTTTCATGTGTATGTGGCGGATGACCCTCGCATGATTCGTGAGATTGAGGATATATCCCCGTTGGATTCTGACTCAAATAATGTTGAAAGTATTGTTGATCAAACCATACAACAAATGTTGAAATATCCACAAGGCAATAGACTCAGCGACGGTGAAAATGAAAACGGTGAATATGAAGGCGATGTAAACGATAATATGGACCGCGATGATATTCATCAGATGATGGATACTAATACAAATACTAATCGAAACAACAACCGATAA
- a CDS encoding M23 family metallopeptidase — MKYLKTFIAMIVLFALLPSSSSASEKGEDVYAERMEFYKTIETVTLVPWYYIAAVDQYERNIRGVRRDLPKAEGLSGVYFEPMKWSGPLNPNQEDDNPMSITLFNGVGIDGNGDGKALRTDDFDALMTMATYLQSYGSDDDNLKIALWNYYKRDKTVSIIAEIAKLYKHFGRLNLTAHSFPVPLRSRHSYRNTWGDARGWGGRRIHEGTDIFANYGVPVMATCYGIVEMKGWNRYGGWRVGIRDINNTYHYYAHLSGFSKDLKVGQIVEPGTVIGGVGSSGYGPPGTSGKFPPHLHYGMYKDNGYTEWSFDPYPHLRLWERQMRSKR; from the coding sequence GTGAAGTACTTAAAAACGTTTATAGCTATGATTGTTCTATTTGCATTACTCCCTTCATCTTCATCGGCTAGCGAAAAAGGTGAAGATGTATATGCGGAGCGAATGGAATTTTATAAAACGATAGAAACAGTTACATTGGTGCCCTGGTATTATATAGCAGCTGTTGATCAATACGAACGGAACATCCGCGGAGTTCGCAGGGACTTACCAAAGGCTGAAGGCCTTTCAGGCGTTTATTTTGAGCCAATGAAATGGTCTGGTCCCCTAAATCCTAATCAAGAAGATGATAATCCTATGTCCATTACTCTATTTAATGGAGTGGGAATTGATGGGAATGGAGATGGGAAGGCATTAAGGACAGATGATTTCGATGCTTTAATGACAATGGCCACATACCTGCAATCCTATGGTTCCGATGATGATAACTTAAAAATTGCACTTTGGAATTATTACAAGCGGGATAAAACCGTTTCTATAATTGCTGAAATTGCAAAATTGTACAAGCACTTTGGCCGGCTGAACTTAACGGCCCATTCCTTCCCTGTTCCGCTTCGCTCACGGCATAGTTACCGAAATACATGGGGCGATGCAAGAGGCTGGGGAGGTCGGAGAATCCATGAAGGAACCGATATTTTTGCTAATTATGGAGTTCCTGTTATGGCTACCTGCTATGGAATCGTCGAAATGAAGGGTTGGAACCGTTATGGAGGATGGCGTGTAGGAATTCGCGATATCAATAATACGTATCATTACTATGCCCACCTTAGCGGTTTTTCTAAGGATTTAAAGGTAGGACAAATTGTGGAGCCTGGGACCGTGATTGGCGGCGTCGGGAGCTCTGGTTATGGACCTCCTGGAACCTCGGGTAAATTCCCGCCACACTTACACTATGGAATGTATAAGGATAACGGTTATACCGAATGGTCATTTGATCCATACCCTCATTTAAGATTGTGGGAACGGCAGATGCGCAGCAAGCGATAA
- a CDS encoding MetS family NSS transporter small subunit, which translates to MTGGAIFWMVLSMVIIWGGMGASILHAVKKAKSS; encoded by the coding sequence ATGACAGGTGGAGCAATTTTTTGGATGGTACTGTCGATGGTTATTATTTGGGGTGGTATGGGAGCAAGTATTTTACATGCTGTTAAAAAAGCAAAATCTTCTTAA
- a CDS encoding sodium-dependent transporter, with translation MENRAQWGTRAGFVLAAIGSAVGLGNIWRFPGVAYENGGGAFLIPYLFALLTAGLPLLILEFTLGHKYRGSAPLTYARVSKGAEWMGWWQVIIAFVISVYYPVIIAWAMSYSWFSFGKQWGDDTVGFLLTDYLQVTDAGAVGSLVMGVFIPLVIVWLITLGVLFAGVKKGIEMANRIMIPLLVFFFLCIVISALFMEGAAQGLNAFFTPNWEMLKEPGVWVAAYGQIFFSLSICFAIMVTYSSYLPKKSDVTNNAFITAFSNSSFELLAGIGVFAALGFMAQATDQPVSEVVSSGVILAFAVFPQIINQFPFLPEVFGFLFFASLVLAGMTSLISITETYIAALMDKFNATRKQAVLYGGGFAALISFIFATQGGLNFLDVVDYFINQFGIVLAGLFEVAFLAWFAKQLKPLQSHADAISDIKLGKWWTICLSVITPIVLGYMMYGLLKQNLVGTFENETGQYGGYTSDFIFNYGWSVAIGAIGVAVILAQFKSWGSGKLDVPVSADNKEVSS, from the coding sequence ATGGAAAATCGTGCCCAGTGGGGAACGAGAGCAGGCTTTGTCCTGGCGGCTATCGGATCAGCCGTAGGATTAGGTAATATTTGGCGCTTTCCAGGGGTTGCCTATGAAAATGGTGGAGGAGCATTTTTAATTCCGTACTTATTCGCATTATTGACTGCAGGTCTGCCTCTGCTAATTCTCGAATTTACATTAGGCCACAAATATCGTGGCTCTGCGCCATTAACCTACGCTCGTGTAAGCAAAGGAGCCGAGTGGATGGGTTGGTGGCAAGTTATCATTGCATTCGTAATTTCAGTTTATTACCCTGTAATTATTGCATGGGCAATGTCTTATTCGTGGTTTTCATTTGGGAAACAGTGGGGCGATGACACAGTAGGCTTCTTACTAACTGATTATTTACAGGTTACGGATGCCGGTGCTGTAGGCTCACTGGTTATGGGAGTATTTATCCCATTAGTGATTGTCTGGTTAATTACGCTAGGTGTTCTCTTTGCAGGTGTTAAAAAAGGAATCGAAATGGCGAATAGAATTATGATTCCATTACTAGTCTTCTTCTTCTTATGTATTGTAATCAGTGCATTATTTATGGAAGGGGCTGCACAAGGTCTGAACGCATTCTTCACACCTAACTGGGAGATGCTGAAAGAACCAGGAGTTTGGGTAGCTGCATATGGACAAATATTCTTTAGCTTATCTATTTGTTTTGCAATCATGGTTACTTATTCAAGTTATTTGCCAAAGAAATCAGACGTTACAAATAATGCCTTTATCACGGCGTTCAGTAACTCATCTTTTGAACTTTTAGCGGGGATTGGGGTTTTTGCTGCTCTAGGATTTATGGCACAAGCAACTGATCAGCCTGTTTCAGAAGTAGTAAGCAGCGGGGTTATTCTAGCATTTGCAGTCTTTCCTCAAATAATTAATCAATTCCCATTTTTACCAGAAGTATTTGGATTCTTATTCTTTGCTTCTCTGGTATTAGCAGGTATGACGTCTTTGATCTCGATTACTGAGACGTATATTGCTGCACTTATGGATAAGTTTAATGCAACCCGTAAACAAGCCGTTTTATATGGTGGCGGATTTGCGGCTCTTATCTCGTTTATCTTTGCGACACAAGGCGGTTTAAACTTCCTCGATGTTGTGGATTACTTCATTAATCAATTTGGAATTGTTCTTGCTGGATTGTTTGAAGTTGCTTTCTTAGCTTGGTTTGCGAAACAGTTGAAACCTTTACAATCCCATGCAGATGCCATTTCTGACATTAAACTTGGCAAGTGGTGGACTATTTGTCTAAGTGTCATAACTCCAATCGTTTTGGGTTATATGATGTATGGATTGTTAAAGCAAAACTTGGTTGGTACATTTGAAAATGAGACTGGTCAGTATGGTGGCTATACAAGTGACTTCATTTTCAACTATGGTTGGTCCGTTGCAATTGGTGCAATTGGAGTTGCAGTAATACTTGCACAATTTAAATCATGGGGCAGCGGCAAACTTGATGTCCCTGTATCTGCCGATAATAAGGAGGTTTCAAGTTAA